The Dreissena polymorpha isolate Duluth1 chromosome 4, UMN_Dpol_1.0, whole genome shotgun sequence region acaaaaaacaaaaacatgagcGTGCTTTGGTAGATATGAATGTATTTTCCAAATtcgtttgaataaaaaaatgcgaTAATGCAATTTAACGTGATCGAATAGCAATTAATAGCAACTATATTATTACAGATAGAATAAAAAGATAAAGTACTTTGATTATTGGTATGCTTGTAAAGTGAGTAAACATCATGTTTTGtgcaaaaattaataatatattttcttgaCACTTGACGGCTGAATCATGACTCTGTTGGCAATCATCATTTGTCTCTGTTCAACAGAttctattttcaaataaacataattattttgaaacacCATAATTCTCCGCACGGGTATCAATAATTCTTTAATTTTTGTGTGCATGTTGACTGCTTGAACATCGACTATTGTAATGTTGAGTTTTGCCAGTGGCAACACAAAGCaagtttttataataaaatccGTACAATTGGTGATAGAACTACGTGTGTAATGTCAGTATTATACACGATATGTGCTTGCTTTTTCTCTTTCCAAACTTTCGCCTTCTGTTTCGTAAGCAATTCTTAAGAGATAAGTTTAAGCACATTGTCATTGATTTGTTAAACCTTTACAAATCCGATAACACAGTTTTGTTATGTTATGGCGGCAAGATTTAAGtaactttaagtttattttatagcTTCGATTTGTCAAAACACAAATGTTATACAAATATTTACTCCGGGCTCAAAAAGGTCTGCAAGTATTTTTTAATACTGACACTCAATGAAACTACGTTTGTATACATTCTATGAGCGACCCTCTTGTTCAACTGAAATAGCAAAAcgtttttattgtttatgttatcataattaatattaaaacatgtataattggCATTTAATGTTATCTCCTATAATGTGCCGTGTTTTTCCGAGAAAGTTTGCGCACAAAAcaagttaattttattttaatataattagtCGACAATTAAGGTTTCCGAGTGAAGCTTAAGCTTTCGGTCTTTTGTCTGTTTTGTTTTCCGTGACGTCAATTCTTTCGTTTTTGCTTAGTGTTATGTTTACGGACGTGCAATCTGGATTAAACCCACAATGTTATGCTTTTCGTTGATAATTTCAAGATGATTACCCCTGTTGtgtttttatgtgtgtttaaaGCATACTTTGTGTTTTGTCTAATTCTTTTGTAATGTGCTTGGCTGTTTGGCAACCGGTAAATTCATTCAAATAAAAGACCTCTTGGTgataatattatttcttttttattggtGCAGCTGACTGTCCACTTTATTTATATTTCTATAATAGTGTAGTTCTTCTCTgcttatatataatacatattaatggATTACATGTACAATGCATTTCAACGTTGTCTGTTCTTGTATATCAACACTAAAATGACATATACTTATATTTCATCGCTTAACGTTGTTTTCTTTTCGTGTATTTTTGTAcgtaaatgtataatatatttataataaaaacatatcattaaaatgaAGGTACTTATTTGATTGGAATATTAACCAATTTGGAGTTActaatttattcattaaaatatgagTACTAAATTCAAGTATATACAGTGTGCAAGAAAAAAAGGTGGTATACTCACCGTTTGATATTTGAAGGCAGTCATAGTTGCCAGGGTTTGTTGATTTTCGTTTCAAGTCGTCGTACGTGCGAGAAGACGATTCTCTGTTAGAAAGAGTTCCTCtaacatttcttaaatattaaaaaaaactcataTATCATATCCGTCTTAATGTTACATACGTtatggaaaaaatgttttgaaattaaatagtGTGAGTACATTAACTTCACTTTAATGTAATACTCGACATGGCCTGATACCTTTTATACAATTTGCATTATTGCCTATGAACATAAAAGTGTATAAACATTTTCTCACTGATGCCATGATATGCATCCTGAGCAACATCCTGAAATGATgtacatttctataaaaaaagcAATCGAATTATCGACATAACTATTAGCTATAAAATTCATAAATGTGTATGCACCGTTTTCAAGACCAATGCATAGCTGAAGCGCGATTGAAAACTTTTAGTGACACTCGATTTAAATTGAAaaagtcaatttaaaaaaaaaatcacggaCGCAAAAGATACATCATATACAGTTGATTGGTTCATATGTACCATGACTAATTATAAACAAGAATGCCTGATATATCGGGAACAAATTGAATTTACGTcaacatatgtttattttgtaaagcgagttatataattatgtttaaatatatcataaaaatatacATATCATATGCATGTCATATGTACTGTACTTATAGCTTCTATTTAAcagtttttattatttcagcacaGTTTTTATTAAGGTATGTTGAATAAAACAATACCCTTAAaacgttaaaaaaataatacttttttaaaattcGTACCATGTGAAGTGTGACGACCCAATTATACCGttggtatttttatataaactagTTTGATAAAATACAAGATGTGCTTGTGAAACTCTATGtcccttgacttttgaccttgaaagatgaccttgaccattcaccactcaaaatgtgcagtttcacatgcaatacacatgcatttcaaatatcaagttgttatcttcaatattgcaaaagttatggccattgttcaagttaaacgcaaacaaaccaacaaaccaacagacattgcaaaaacaatatgtcccccagtgtagaacaatatgtcccccagtattgACTGGGGCACATAAACAGTTTTCAACAAATTATCTGAGTTATGTGTAAAAACGCAGTATTTCCACATGTATTTAGTTGATGGCATTATCCACACTCATTTACTTGATGTACTTACTGTTGATGTATTCGTTTGTTGTACACGCCAATAACTACTACCACTGCCGATACAACAACTACAAGGACCGAAGACACAGATATTAAGGCGTTATAATACCTGTCATAATGGCCCTCTGGACGCTCTGTTGTAGAAATAAATACCTCAGCTGGAAcaaagcagtagaagtagtactggtagtagtggtagttgtagtagagtagtagtagtagtagtagttgaggtagtagaagtagtagtagtagtagtagtagtagtagtagtagtagtagtagtagtagtagtagtagtagtagtagtagtagtagtagtagtagtagtagtagtagtaattttagtagtagtagtagtagtagtagtagaagtaatagtagtagtagtagtagtagtagtagtagtagtagtagtagtagtagtagttgtagtagtagtagtagaagttgtaatttaagtagaagtagtagtagtagtagtagtagtagtagtagtagtaatagtagtagtagtagtagtagtagtagtggtagtagtagaagtagtagaagtagtagtagtagtagtagtagtagtcgtagtagtagtagaagtagtagtagtagtagtagtagtagtagtagtagtagtagtagtagtagtggtagtagtagtagtagtagaagtagtagtagtagtagtagtagtagtcgtagaagtagtagtagtagtagtagtagtagtagtagtagttgtcgtagtagtagcaatagtagtagtagtagtagtagtagtagtagtagtagtagtagtagtagtagtagtagtagtagtagtagtagtagtagtagtaatagaagtagcagtagaagttgtagtagtagtagtagtagtaatagtagtagtagtagtagtagtagtagtagtagtagtagtagtagtagtagtagtagaagtagtagtagtagtagtagtagtagtagtagtagtcgtaatagtagtagtagtagtagtagtagtagtagtagtagtagtagtagtagtagtagtagtagtagtagtagtagtagtagtagtagtagaagaagtaatagtagcagtagtagtagtagtagtagaagtagtagtagtagtagtagtagtagtagtagcagttgttgttgtagtagtagtactagttatAATTCAAGTAAatagttcatgaaaaatatttttcgtgtacagaaaccatttttcatcctgAACCCATCGTGGCATTGAAGAGACCCTACGCACGATCCATTGACGTGATGACATGTGTCACAGTGACAG contains the following coding sequences:
- the LOC127878353 gene encoding uncharacterized protein LOC127878353, which produces MLCLFTDPDQFDLLDVSVGRSKSSLKGEQFTSTNATIKELILNHPREIKYVRVTGGVIYGFMTICEIMIYRQAECGQDKFGINCSSQCHCLPGARCDHVSGNCSDDLCEPGLTGRNCSVACEQGLFGVNCSSRCHCLPGSNCDHVSGNCSYDLCAPGWTGLNSSVVLLLQQQLLLLLLLLLLLLLLLLLLLLLLLLLLLLLLLLLLLLLLLLLLLLLLLLLLLLLLRLLLLLLLLLLLLLLLLLLLLLLLLLLLLLLLLLLLLLLQLLLLLLLLLLLLLLLLLLLLLLLLLLLLLLLLLLLLLLRQLLLLLLLLLLLLLRLLLLLLLLLLLLLLLPLLLLLLLLLLLLLLLLLLLLLRLLLLLLLLLLLLLLLPLLLLLLLLLLLLLLLLLLLLLLLLKLQLLLLLLQLLLLLLLLLLLLLLLLLLLLLLLLLLLLKLLLLLLLLLLLLLLLLLLLLLLLLLLLLLLLLLLLLPQLLLLLLLYYNYHYYQYYFYCFVPAEVFISTTERPEGHYDRYYNALISVSSVLVVVVSAVVVVIGVYNKRIHQQNVRGTLSNRESSSRTYDDLKRKSTNPGNYDCLQISNVEQEGRS